A single window of Herpetosiphon gulosus DNA harbors:
- a CDS encoding cysteine hydrolase family protein, producing the protein MTQTALVLLDVQVNMFAPEATVYAGERVLEAIARLISAARANNAAVVYVQHNGGPDDPDAPGSAGWQLHEVCKLQAGDLVVQKETPNAFLHTDLAEMLRQREIKQLVLAGFQTELCIDTTCRAAWSRGFRVSLAADAHSTFDGETLKAAQIIAHHNSVLRNFAKVYSTTNITF; encoded by the coding sequence ATGACACAAACTGCCTTAGTGTTGCTGGATGTTCAAGTCAATATGTTCGCACCCGAGGCAACGGTCTATGCTGGTGAACGTGTGTTGGAAGCAATTGCTAGATTAATTAGTGCTGCACGAGCCAACAATGCAGCAGTGGTGTATGTGCAACATAATGGCGGCCCCGATGATCCTGATGCCCCAGGCAGCGCTGGTTGGCAACTGCACGAGGTTTGCAAGCTCCAAGCAGGCGATTTGGTTGTGCAAAAAGAAACGCCCAACGCCTTTTTACACACCGATTTGGCCGAAATGCTACGCCAGCGCGAGATCAAACAGCTAGTTTTAGCGGGCTTTCAAACTGAATTGTGCATTGATACCACCTGTCGGGCAGCCTGGTCGCGCGGGTTTCGCGTGAGCCTCGCCGCCGATGCCCATAGCACCTTCGATGGCGAAACGCTCAAAGCAGCCCAAATTATTGCCCACCATAATAGCGTGCTGCGCAATTTTGCCAAAGTCTATTCAACCACCAACATTACATTTTAA